The Peribacillus simplex genome contains a region encoding:
- a CDS encoding helix-turn-helix transcriptional regulator: MFRFGKRKLRSKVGKLIDKHGYTQEEFVSASGISRNTISRVCSDPKYVPSAGVLKKIMKAVRSIDAGAKADDYFDL, from the coding sequence ATGTTTAGATTCGGGAAGAGAAAACTGCGGAGCAAGGTCGGTAAATTAATCGATAAGCACGGATATACACAAGAAGAGTTTGTAAGTGCATCAGGAATCTCACGTAATACGATAAGCAGAGTTTGCAGCGATCCTAAATATGTGCCGTCGGCCGGAGTTTTAAAGAAAATCATGAAGGCGGTTCGCAGCATTGATGCTGGCGCAAAGGCGGATGACTACTTTGATCTGTAA